A stretch of Triticum aestivum cultivar Chinese Spring chromosome 1D, IWGSC CS RefSeq v2.1, whole genome shotgun sequence DNA encodes these proteins:
- the LOC123173449 gene encoding senescence-induced receptor-like serine/threonine-protein kinase, translating into MCAPSKMVRRSSLTLLLCLAAAVAGVLQVRGQRAPSLEGFITIDCGLPEQSSYVDPVTKIRAMSDAGFTDAGYNRNTSAEYMGQLRMAPNYHNVRSFPDTDRGCYTLPSLTPGSKYLLRALFRYGNYDGLDRLPVFDLYLGVNFWRTVNISTAEGVVQAEVIAVVLDDSVQVCLVNTGSGTPFISSLALRPLENTLYRQVNATQALVLVDRRNMGDTGNFTIRYPDDPYDRAWLPWSNPKLWLDISTKEKVQENIGSLRLHAPSAVLQTAVTVLNDSESKTVELSWKTEMDHVDRMLGCVAILYFAELQILAGDAVREFNIIVDDGPNHPYRPKYLVGDALYDVKPHECLSRYNITMVATANSTLPPTINAFEYFSVISTANVGTDLQDVSAINAIKVKYQMKKNWMGDPCAPKTFVWDGLTCSYVISGRPRITSINMSSGGLKGDISSYFADLKDIQSLDLSYNKLTGSIPNVLAQLPSLVLLDLTGNQINGSIPSGLLKRSQDGTLTLRYNKNPNLCIDNNSCQPTKRENNFKIVVCIVVPIVAVVVIGALVVLLILMVRKKKGSTKSSKQQDRQHLDNHRFTYKELETITDNFKIVLGQGGFGTVYDGFLQDGTQVAVKLRSQSSSQDVREFLTEAQTITKIHHKNLVSLVGYCKDGIYLALVYEHMSKGNLEDKLRGKNDKDVSLTWRQRLCIALQSAQGLEYLHKSCSPPFVHRDVKTSNILLNKNLEAKVADFGLMKAFSKEDDTHISTVRVIGTRGYLAPEYAAALQLNEKSDVYSFGVVLLEVITGQPTILESTEVIHIVQWARLHLSGGNIEEVVDGRMQGDFNVNGMWKAMDLALKCTEHDPAQRPTMTDVAAQLQYCLELESEDQNRGNANNNFHMMKDSSRDRDLPMM; encoded by the exons ATGTGCGCGCCTAGTAAAATGGTCCGGCGATCGTCGTTGACGCTCCTGCTCTGCctcgccgctgccgtcgccggTGTACTTCAAGTTCGCGGCCAGCGAGCGCCTAGTCTCGAAG GTTTCATCACCATCGACTGCGGCTTGCCGGAGCAGAGCAGCTACGTGGACCCTGTCACCAAGATCCGTGCCATGTCGGACGCTGGCTTCACGGACGCCGGCTACAACCGCAACACCTCGGCCGAGTACATGGGCCAGCTGCGGATGGCCCCAAACTACCACAACGTGCGCAGCTTCCCGGACACGGACCGCGGCTGCTACACCCTGCCGTCCCTCACGCCGGGCTCCAAGTACCTGCTCCGGGCCTTGTTCAGGTACGGCAACTACGACGGCCTCGACAGGCTCCCGGTCTTCGACCTCTACCTCGGCGTCAACTTCTGGCGGACGGTGAACATCTCCACGGCCGAGGGAGTGGTGCAGGCTGAGGTCATCGCCGTTGTGCTGGACGACTCGGTGCAGGTTTGCCTGGTGAACACTGGCTCCGGGACACCATTTATCTCCTCCTTGGCCCTGAGGCCTCTGGAGAACACGTTGTATCGGCAGGTGAATGCGACACAGGCGCTTGTCCTCGTCGACAGACGCAACATGGGCGACACGGGCAACTTCACCATTAG GTACCCGGACGACCCATACGACCGGGCTTGGTTACCGTGGAGCAACCCGAAGCTGTGGCTGGACATCTCAACGAAGGAGAAGGTTCAAGAGAATATCGGCAGCCTCCGCCTCCACGCTCCGTCTGCTGTGTTGCAGACTGCCGTCACGGTGCTCAACGACTCTGAGTCCAAGACCGTCGAGTTGTCGTGGAAGACGGAGATGGACCACGTCGACCGAATGCTCGG ATGCGTCGCCATCTTGTATTTCGCCGAGCTGCAGATCCTGGCCGGCGATGCCGTGCGCGAGTTCAACATCATCGTCGACGACGGACCCAACCACCCATATAGGCCCAAGTACCTCGTCGGTGACGCCTTATACGATGTTAAACCCCACGAATGCTTGAGCCGGTACAACATCACCATGGTGGCCACGGCCAACTCGACACTGCCACCGACCATCAACGCCTTCGAGTATTTCTCCGTCATCTCTACAGCCAACGTTGGGACCGACCTTCAGGATG TTTCTGCCATCAACGCAATCAAGGTTAAGTATCAGATGAAAAAGAATTGGATGGGTGACCCATGCGCTCCGAAGACTTTTGTGTGGGATGGGTTGACCTGCAGCTATGTTATATCTGGGCGTCCAAGAATCACAAGCAT AAATATGTCATCGGGCGGTTTGAAAGGCGATATATCATCTTATTTCGCTGATCTCAAAGACATCCAATCCTT GGATCTTTCGTACAACAAACTGACAGGATCAATTCCTAATGTTCTTGCACAACTACCCTCTCTCGTGTTGTT AGATTTGACAGGTAATCAAATTAATGGATCCATCCCCTCCGGGCTTCTAAAGAGAAGTCAAGATGGCACCCTAACTCTAAG ATACAACAAAAACCCAAACCTTTGCATCGACAACAACTCTTGCCAACcaacaaaaagggaaaacaatTTTAAGATTGTCGTTTGTATTGTTGTTCCGATAGTTGCGGTTGTTGTGATTGGAGCACTTGTAGTACTTCTGATTCTCATGGTGAGAAAAAAGAAAG GATCTACAAAGAGCAGCAAACAACAAGACCGTCAACACCTGGACAACCACCGATTCACGTACAAAGAACTAGAGACCATAACAGACAACTTCAAGATAGTGCTTGGCCAAGGAGGGTTTGGAACTGTTTATGATGGCTTCTTGCAGGATGGTACCCAAGTTGCAGTCAAGTTGCGGTCTCAATCCTCCAGTCAAGATGTAAGAGAGTTCTTGACAGAG GCTCAGACAATAACGAAGATCCATCACAAGAATCTTGTATCATTAGTTGGTTATTGCAAGGATGGGATATATTTGGCTCTTGTCTATGAGCATATGTCTAAAGGAAATCTAGAAGATAAACTCAGAG GAAAGAACGACAAGGATGTATCCTTGACCTGGAGACAGAGGCTCTGCATCGCACTACAATCCGCACAAG GGCTTGAGTATTTGCACAAGTCATGCAGCCCACCCTTTGTGCATCGTGATGTGAAGACATCAAACATCCTACTGAATAAAAATCTTGAGGCCAAAGTGGCTGATTTTGGCTTGATGAAGGCTTTCAGTAAAGAAGATGATACACATATATCTACGGTGCGGGTGATTGGCACAAGAGGCTACCTTGCCCCTGA GTATGCAGCGGCCTTGCAATTGAATGAAAAGAGCGACGTATATAGCTTCGGTGTCGTCTTACTGGAGGTAATCACAGGACAACCCACCATCCTTGAATCTACGGAGGTCATCCATATCGTCCAATGGGCACGACTTCACCTTTCGGGAGGCAACATCGAGGAAGTGGTGGACGGCCGAATGCAAGGCGACTTCAATGTGAACGGCATGTGGAAGGCCATGGACCTAGCGCTCAAGTGCACCGAGCATGACCCCGCACAACGACCCACAATGACGGATGTGGCTGCCCAGTTGCAATACTGCCTCGAGTTGGAGAGCGAAGATCAAAACAGAGGCAATGCTAACAATAACTTCCACATGATGAAAGATAGCAGTCGTGACCGTGATCTACCGATGATGTAA